One Salvia miltiorrhiza cultivar Shanhuang (shh) chromosome 6, IMPLAD_Smil_shh, whole genome shotgun sequence genomic window, atatatatatatatataaatataataacatAGTTTTATTATCATAATCATGTGACGTGAGTTACATAGTTATATTgtatagtatatataattatgattatttttctaaactaAATTATACCCAACttataacataaatataattttttatataatttatgaatatataAGTATGAGACTATAATTAAAACTATTGTAAGTTTTTTGCAGGTGATGTTTAAAGAGATGGATGCTAACTTTCATAAGCTGGGCTGCTCAAACAACTCTTGGTCGGATTATATTGTGCTTCGCAGAATTGGGGTTTCTAcgagggcggcgccgcccccTACTATGATTGAAGTTCACTGGTGGCCGCCGGCAGGACAGTGGATGAAAGTTAATATGGACGGTTCAGCTTTGGGAGCCCCGGGAAGCATTGCTACTGGTGGTGTCTTCCGGGACAACTGGGGTTGGGTGCGTGggtgttttcacttcaaaggggGTACGGGTTTTGCTTTCGAGGCCGAGTTGCTTGCTGTGATTCATGCGGTGAATATTGCTCATTTCAGAGGGTGGCGCTGGCTTTGGATGGAGGCGGATTCTATTTACGTTGTTAATCTTCTTAATTCCCGCACTCAGGACGTTCCGTGGCGCTTCAAGGCTGCGTGGAAAAGCACGCTTCGTCTTCTCCTTGACTTTCGTTTGCAGATTTCTCATATCTATAGAGAAGGGAATAGCGCGGCGGATTCTATGGCTAATCATGATAGAGAGGAGGGATGGTGGCCATATGCTATTGACGCCATCAAGAAAGACGTTGCTTTAGATATGTCGACGCATAGTCGAGTCcggataaagtcttgatgttgGTGGCTCCGCTCCTCTGGTTTTCcacggatttctctgctctgacattccgcggattcctctgctctggcattctgcGGATTTCTTTGCTCTGGAattccgcggatttctctgctctggcattccgcggatttctctgctctggcattccgcggatttctctgctctgccattccgcggatttctctgctctgcagcgaGCCTTCAGCTATGGCCTTcgcctctgctctggagatgtcggctccgCTCCTCTGGCattccgcggatttctctgctctgacattccgcggatttctctgctctggcattccgcggattctctgctctggcattctgcgaatttctctgctctggcattccgcGGATTTCTCAGTTGTTGACTCACGGCGACGGAGTCTTACCGGCCGTGTTGTCTCTCTTTTTCTGATCGCGGCGACGGCGTCTTTCCGGCCGTgttgcttttcttttttcttagaGTTGTTTCTTTTCTTGGTTAGTTTTGGCGACGACGTCTCACCGGCCAAAACTACTAGCGTTTGGGTGCTCTGGGGTCTCCTTCTGCTTGAGGTGCTAAcggcgacggcatataaccggccgtTAGTTATATCTGGGCTTGATGAGCGGGGTGTCTTTGTGGACTCACGGCGACGGTGTCTTACCGGCCGTGTTGTCTCTCTTTGTctgctcacggcgacggcgtctaaccggccgtgttgcttttcttttttctttgagTTTTTTCTCTTCTTGGTTGGCTGTTGGTGACGGCGCCTCGCCGGCCTTCGGCCTCCCATTTTTTTGCTTGTTGTTTGGTGGGGCTAGAGCCGAGATTGTttggggcgatggttaggccggagttcctgaaACTCTCTCTTCCGCTCTTCTCCTTTTGTTCTTTTTCGTCtgttagacgggtactctttttcctttttatggtttttcccactgggttttcagtaaaagggttttaatgaggctcggcccttagtctgcttttcttgtgctttcaagggtttttttaggttctttttccttttcttttttataataaatgcATTTTAATAATAAGTATGAGActataaatatgataaaattatatacttcCATGAGTTATACAATTTGATATAACTATTAtgtcattattatatttgttaaatattattcattatctaaacatgttttaaataaataagttatcaaTTTTTTACCGTATTAAATTTTTTCGATTTCGgtaataccgattattttggtataccgttaaagtgcggtataccgaaattcggtaaggtataccgaaataaaggtacggtaaaggttttgtatattctccataccgtacttaaggtataccgaactaaggtataccgtatgtaaaggtaaggtaaaggtatgaattttctccataTCGGAGGTAAAtgtaaggtataaggtatggtcgatttaataaggtataccgtaccgtgCCACCCCTAGTTTTACTCTTTCTCTTGGATTATGATTATGAAGTTAGAGCAGGAAATTATGATTATGGATTATGATTATGAATTGTTTATAAAACTTCCGCTGTTTTAcactagatccatggatctggacccgcggatccgtggatctgacggatctggatctggatccaaaattttcagatccgcggatctagatccggatctggatctggtatatgcAAACGTATCTGGATCTGGtgttggccagacccggtccagatccggcccgttgccatccctaatcaTGTGTACTTAAGTGTTTCCCTAACACTTGTACTTCAGTGCAAGTCCTTCATTAAATTCAGCAATTCCTTTAGGTGGACTTTAGTTTTCAGTGTATTTGGTGTTCAGTCTTTGTAACTTCAGACCTTCGGTCTTTAGTTTTCAGTTCTTCGGTCTTCAGTTGTTGCCACTTCAGTCTAAACAAGAAAAATGAACTCCAACATATGAATTCAAAAGAATTATAGTCTAGTAAAGATAAAATCTAAgagttttgggatcatcaaaactaaGGATGagatatttctttttatttccccacactaattttaaaaaataaaacttaaaaaaatgttcattttttataaaatatataaattatatttatttagaaCTTTTTTACCCTTACATGAAGTATTAGTGTATTTTGCACTGATACTTGACCACTAATGTTCGACTGTTCGATTCGCAATGATCGAATATGTCGAACATTAATGCATTTTATTAAAATGCTCAATCACTAATGCTCGATTGTTCAACTCATAATGGTTGAACATGTCAaacattaatatatttatcattaatGCTCGACTCGCAGAGTCAAGCATATCGAGCATTAATGTATTTACTataaatacactaatgctcgacaaaCTCAATTCGCAGTGATTGAACATGTCAAGTTTTAGTGCATTTACCATTAATGATCGACTTGCATTGGTCGAGCGCGTCGAGAAAAGTTCACGATTTTGACAAAGTTTACGATCTAATTAAGTAAGGGTAAATTTATTCTTTCAAGTCCAAAATAGatagtttttataattttcttttataataaatgttttttattttttgtctttaGAAATAGATAAAAGCAACCATTGATCCTACTTTAATTTATAATGTATTATTACTTGGCATAAGCAAGAATCAGTTGCTTATTTAACTACGAGGGTAGAATtagactttatttattttaaaatataaattacgaattgtgaaaacaTGATGAAttcatagaaaaaaaaatgatgaattcaataaaatggaatttcaagatgatttttttataaaatataatgatttcactttgaaaaatgatgaatttaagATTCGAATCTAGGACTACGACGTCATTCAGCAAAGTAATAAATCTATTGCAAAATATCACGATTTAAAGATTGAAAatgattcataatttatatttttaaattaatttttattttatccaatTCTTAATGATTAGTATACTAATCATTGTACgatctaattaatttaagggtaattttaaatatagcctctttcataaaaaatagtaaaaataattatagttgTACTAATTTATCTCTATAGCCCATATTTAAATtttctagaaaaaataataagtttatccaaataaatttgaaagaaaaatacgtATAACCTATTCATAAATTAGCAGATAAATAACTCATAATCCCTATTTTGAAtctaatgaaaaaaaaaatagatctaTATAAACCCAAAGTCAAAAATCTAAGAACTGTTTCAATAGGCTGAAGAACGAATAAGCATAAATAATCGTAATGTAAATTTGACCATCCAATTCATTTCATGGAATTTGAATACATGGAATGTATTTGTTGTGTTTGAACAAGGGGATCAATGAATGGATTTCTCAATAAATTCCTCCCCTCTATGTAAGGAAACAAACAACATGCTCCTAAAACCAATTACTCCAAGTACAACAATCAAAGCTTCTCAATTGCAGCATTCACGTCATCTCTCTATCTCGCAGGTCTATTCTCCTTTCGATCCTTAATTTTAACCAAATACGACCTTTGCAGCAGCGTAAGCTTAACGATCAAGTAATTATGATGTTTTCTGCTTTTTCTCAATGCTTCACGGCTTCACCCTCAAGAATGATGTTCTTAGATTTATTTAGTTGGGACTACAGATGGGGATAATTCTATCgatttttttcactaaatttataattaaatttatttagatAAACTTATTGGAGCCATAGGGGTAAATgagtataattataattatttttattatttttttacgtAAGGGCTATAGCGAGAAAATTGGGGTTTGAATCACCCTTAGTTTAATTAGACTTTATGCCGATACGAAGCCCAATTTGAAAAGTGGTTAGCCCATATATTATAGGCCACAACTCACAAGTTCGTTAAAATTGTCAATCTTACACCAGGCTCAGTTTGGTCAAAAAATTTGGATTATTTGACGATATCAAGgtccaaatttttaaaaatgatagtgtccattttttttatttttttttttgagtgaaAGAATGACTGAAAACTTGCAAAATGATTTGGTAAGTTTACCCcaaataatttcaattaattaaaatatggaTGAGATGCAGTGccctataatttaatttatgtgtaTCACTATGTCTCACTCTTATATCTATTTTAATAATATcttctacaaaaataaaatatattaaaaatttatgaattatactcaatatttattttaaaaagttaaattttaaaaattatataccataactttgagtttatcaatttattattagctaataaaagagaaattaaatgataaaaataattatatatcccAATTAGATGAAATAAACcttaattaataatcataaaattaaactaaaacatataaaattgaaattggagaaaaaatatataggaacataaacaaaattaaaagcgATACACGAAATTAGATATGAAATATGATACATTGAATCTCAATTCATTAAAACAATCGAGTATAAACATCTCAATGGTCAACCACTTCAGTTATCTTAGtaaaagaagatgaagaaacaTATTAAAAGTCGATAGAATCACACACTGAGCAAATTacaaaattaagtataattcatagtagtataataaattatatttttgtaaaaattatttttaaaataataaaaataagaatggaCATAGTGACACACAAAAAATTATGAAACACTAGAGCTCTAGCAGCTTTTGtaattggattttttttaagcTATAACAAATACCcacttattaaatatttaagtcATATTTAGGATCCCTAGCCAAATCCAGTTGAGTATTTGAAGCACGCAGCTAGTATTTATACCCCTGAAGTATACAAAAAGTTTGAGCAGGAGTGGTATAAATCTCATGATTCTAGTTTGGAATGCTTTGATGACAATGGGTTAGTggtgaaatataaaattacccCACACAATAAGATTCATCACCATATTGTTACATTTGATTCCTCAAGTGAAAAAAGTAGCTGTAGTTGCAGAAAGTTTGAATTTGCTGGGATTCTGTGTTCTCATATTTTGAAGGTATTCACCAtgaaaaatgttatgaaaatctCATGTGAATACATCATGAAAAGATGGACACGACAAGCAAAAGTTGGATTTATTGGAGATTCGAATCTCAATAAATTCAACTCGGATCCAAAAAATATGCTTCAAAATCTACGATATAGAGAATTATGTGGGTTGTATGTTCAGTTGGTTACAAAAGCTTCTGAGGATGAAGATACTTACAGAATTGTAAAAGATGGTATTTTGAAGATGTTTGATATGGTGGATAGTAGATTTCAAGGTCAAGAGTTAGATCAACATGGAGATGGAACAAGTTTGTTGTTAAATGAGGCTCAAATGCAAACTAATGAAAGAAACACTTGTGGAGCCAAAGGTATAAAGTCTAAAAACAAGACAACTTCCGGGAAAAGACTTAGAGGTGGCTTAGAAAACGGttcaagaaaaaagaaagtggGGCGAAAAAAAGTCCAGCGTTTATCCTCTGATAATTTGGAGGTTAGCATCTATAATGTGTTGATATTTTTTCTAGATACATtgtcaatttatttatattttagttttaattttatttgttgttatggAATAGGGTGTTCAAGGAAATCATGACATTGTTTCTGATGTGCCCTCCGTATCTTATCAAGGGGTCAATGAAATTCAGGTTTATGCTAATATGATGAGTTAAAATCTTCTTGttaatttttgtaatatatattattagaatAGAATCATAGGCCTTTATTCCTTTTCTCTTTTTGCATAGTCCTTCGTTATTGACCACTATAGTGTTTTGATGATTGTTGGTAGTGTCCTCTGTACAACAATATCATTTTGCTATTCTACCTATTTTGTCATGTTTTAAAGATTGTTGGTGGTGTCTTGTGATACACTTCTCTGTTTTACTCCTAATTTGTGGTTTCTTGATTGGTTGTTTTGTAACTTGTAAGAATGGAATATAATGGTATGCTAGTAATATTGAGGCCGAGTGGTGTATCTTTTACCTCAAATATAATGGTTTCCTTAATTTTGATAGCAGATTGTTTGATCTTATTTTTGATCAATTTGTAGCTCTAATATACTTTATTTATTGATAGCAGGATTTTTCAGCAAGTTCAAGTCATCAAAATTTTGGTGGATCCCCATCAATGAGCATGACTAGCTTACTATTGGTAATGTCTTTTTTATAACGACATTAGTGTCGATTTATGATATCTTCTTGCATTTCACTGAAAGATGTTATTTTTTGGGACTTTAGTTGATGTTTCACCATATTTAGAGTAGAACACTAAGTATTTTTGGTGTGGCTCATTTCATTGTTTTTGTTTCAGGCACAACAACCACTCGGCTTTGGCCCTTTTCAAACACATAACTCGCAACAAAGCATTAATGTCGATAAATGAGCTCATGAAGTCACTCGAAAATCGACAAACCGAGAAGCCGATTAAGAACTTTGAAATTAGTTTATCGAAGATGCAGTTTATGTACTCATGGTGGATCAAACATTTGACTAAGGATGCAAAATCTGTCATTTATGTAGTATTGGAATTGCTTTTAGTTGATTAATTGCTTACAAGTTCTTAGAATTTGTTTACTATTGCTGGATTGTATTAATTTACTTAGGAACTTACTCAAATTTATTGCTTTATAATGAATGATAACCATTTTTTCGTTGCCTAGTTTTTTGTTTTGCGCTGATGAATTTACAATCAATTTATAACGAGGACAATACTTTCAAATAACAAACTGGAATTATGTGAGTCTCAATTAAGTTATTATGGTATCTGTTATGACTTAATGCATGTATCTGATTGGATAGCAGTGAGATAAAAGGTGAATACCGAGTGTAagcataaaaatataattatgtgtGATAAGGTCATTGGATAAAAGAAACTACACTATAACGCATATTATAAAAACTTCTTATGTGGAAGCCACTGaagattcatttattttattatgaaaatATGGCATACATACTTACTCCGACCAAAGTTCTACTATGAAGTCCAAACATACATATTGAAACTAAAACAACTATGTCCCTGCAGTTGGTAGTGCAGCCATGAATGAGTTGTAAGATGATTCCAGGTCCAAGTGCAGCTGCCGAGCCTGCTGCTCAGTAAGCTAATCTGCAGCACCCATTTTTGATATCCTGGAAATTCAGTCTCTCATCTTGGTCTTCCACTCAAAATCAGGCGGCAATATAGAAAGCTTATTGAGAGAAGCAGACAACAACGGGTGGACCTGATCAACTGCAACCATATTTAGTTTCAAGGAGCCCATAGCAGTAATAAAATTCTGTACACACTCGGCCACAATGGCAGCTATTTGATGTCGCAGCAGCCGCCCTGTGCTCCACGGTTGCAGGAACCCCTGATGTCACAAGGCAGTTTATGGCTACAGGACAATCCATCTTGTAAGTATCATGGAACCTCTCAATGCTAGGTACAATGTCTTTCAACGTGGAAGACAACGTTTTGAAATGGGCAATCAACTTTTGGCATTCAATTTCATACTCGGCAGGAGATATTACGTCCCGTACATAAGCTTTCTCAAGCTCTTCAAATGGCGAAGTCCATTCTCGAGAGGCAGAAACAATCGGGTCATTAGGACTTAACCCATCCGTTGCTGCAGCATTCCCATTGGATATACCCAGCCTCGTAGCGGTGGACTTCATATGAACAAGTATACCAACTCATAGCCATAGGACCGGGAGAAGACGAGCTAATATTTGTGCTAGGAGCCTGCTTTGCATTAATAACTTGAGCACCACCTCCACCTGCAACTGATATCATATCAGCTGGTTCACTGCCTTGTTTTGACTACGGGTGATCACACGACATTCCTTCTGCAAACTGAAGCCAAGCATCATTGAGTCTGTCCTCAAAGTGTGCTGGTGCTATAGCTAATTCAAAAAAGAACCCTTTTCCCCTTCTGCagaatcacaacaaaaaaaattccagATGAAATGAATGTTGGTCATACTCTACAAGAATGATTGAGATAcatgaaataatttatatttgtcACATTTTCCCCTCCGAAATAGAAGCACCACTGCACCAGTGTTCTGATTAGCACTAACACAAATGAGTAGCAAATAAATGGATTTCATGATCTAATTTCTGAGCAATTAGCCACAATAGTTCAAGTCCATCAGCAATCTATGCAAATTAAGCTTAACATAGAAACAAACATTCAAAATCAAGCAAATTTTTGCAGGTTACATTCAGCAGAAAAGAAATCGTTACTGACTAACTCAAGAGacattgtacttgattgaaataCCACGAATaactataaaaatataaaagaaagcTTACTTATCTCTTGAATGTAAATTATTCGATTGCGCCGAAGACCGAATATGTCCCCCACAGTAAGTTGGTTCTTGTTGGAAGAATAATAGCAGAGAAAATCGAGTATGGTAGTTTgtgaagatgaagaaaaaattGAAGCAAGACGAAGACTGATTTTGGATGAAGAAAAAATTGAAGCAAATCGCGTGTGGAAGATGAAATTCTCTCGATTTTGTGgagagagaaatgttttcaaatgaaaagagaaacattCGATCTGCATCTGctataggagagagaaaggagaAATTAAGATGAAGATGACAGCTTGCTGAAGCCGAGCCGATAACtcacataatttaattaattatcagcatattttgtttaattaaaagGGGCGCACTTATTATGGGCAAAACGACATAGTTTTATGGGTGGGACAGGGTAATGGGGACAGAGGATCCGAAGTGCAGATTTTAGGCATTAATTATCTACTCCTAGGCCAGCACATAGAACTTTTGTTAAACTATGGGTTTCTTCAAAGGTTGAGAGATTGTTACATTCCCGTTCACTTTATGCATCATTAAGAGCAAGAACAACAGCAAAACACCCCATGAAATTTGATGATCCAAGAAAAGATTGAAAAACACATctcattaaaaagaaaaaaactcaaaaaacaACCATATCTCTCGACTTTAAACATTTGTACAAAACTAGTTATCACCAACTTCTCTACCTCATGATTCTCTCTCGCCGTCATGCGGCGGCCAACACTGAGCGCTCGTACAGATCGTACGGCTCCGGGGCCGCCTCGACGCCCTGGCTCGGGCCACCGAAGCAGAGATACTGGTTCATCACCATCCTCCTATTCACCACACCATGCCTCTGGGCCGTGGACGGTCTCCTCGGCCCCTCATCATTCGAGCACGACGCCTTCGAGGCCTCGTGCTCGATCTGATGAGAAGCATCCAACGAGCTATGCGAAGAGAAGGACAGCTTCGAGAACGAACTTGAACGCGACCTATGTGACCCCGCGGGAACCCCCTGCATCACTCCGTGCACCACCCCCGAAGCCAGCTTCTTCTTCGCAGCAGCCGGGCTGCTCCGCACGGAGAGAGCCCGTTTATTGCTCGACAACGAAGAAGCCGGCTTCGAGAATCTCTGCCGCAGAGGCAGGGGAACCCCCTCTTCCTGCACCAGCTTCTTGCTCCTCATCTTAGGCCAATGCAGGAGGCGTTTGAGGCGCTGCGCTGCAGAGCTCACcggagcagcagcagctgcagcaGCCTTACTACCACTAGGTGGCGCCTCCACCTCAGGCGAGCACGAGCTATGATCCGAGGCATTCTCCAAGCCGCTGTACAAGAAGATCTCAACATCGCTGATCCGGAAAGACGTCCCCGGGCTGCTCCCCATGCTCTGCCTCTTGATGTGGGACGCGATCACCCTCCTAGCCGAGTAGTCTTGGGAGGTGAAGATCCCTCCGGCTGAGATGAGGTGTCGGGTGAGCAGCTCCGAGGAGGCAGAGAGAGGCCGCTGCCTGAGGATATCGAGGGGCGTGGCGCCATCCTTGTCGCGTGTGTTGACATCAATGGACCTCACAGTCATGAGCAGCTCAACAAGATTGGAGTGAGTGTT contains:
- the LOC130987435 gene encoding uncharacterized protein LOC130987435, which gives rise to MKNVMKISCEYIMKRWTRQAKVGFIGDSNLNKFNSDPKNMLQNLRYRELCGLYVQLVTKASEDEDTYRIVKDGILKMFDMVDSRFQGQELDQHGDGTSLLLNEAQMQTNERNTCGAKGIKSKNKTTSGKRLRGGLENGSRKKKVGRKKVQRLSSDNLEGVQGNHDIVSDVPSVSYQGVNEIQDFSASSSHQNFGGSPSMSMTSLLLAQQPLGFGPFQTHNSQQSINVDK